A window of the Sabethes cyaneus chromosome 1, idSabCyanKW18_F2, whole genome shotgun sequence genome harbors these coding sequences:
- the LOC128746288 gene encoding trypsin-2-like — MIIRLIVCTSAALIATATGAVLDNPILKGGIESSWGEFSSAGFIRTPFLSFCGVTVIHPEVVLTLAQCVYDEQKATVIDPSQVEVIAGDLNIAVESSERQRRDVLQIVVHENYTAYNHRNDIALLRVDRAFWLPSNTVEVATRRRRIVPNGAVCQLPGWSMERSATSTSTESDQKYLDGEILDRDTCNQVNVHAGAVRENMICGGNLLRSTNAPCSGNLGSPLYCEDELTGLLSFGVNCGAANDPPVFVQMRFFNRWIEEQLLEVGLVD; from the exons ATGATCATTCGGTTGATAGTTTGCACCTCCGCGGCGCTGATAGCCACTGCTACCGGAGCCGTTCTGGATAACCCAATTTTGAAAGGTGGAATCGAGTCCTCCTGGGGGGAATTTTCTTCGGCTGGCTTCATTAGGACACCTTTTCTTAGCTTCTGTGGTGTAACGGTAATTCATCCGGAGGTTGTTCTGACACTGGCTCAATGTGTTTACGATGAGCAGAAAGCCACCGTGATCGACCCCAGCCAGGTGGAGGTCATCGCTGGTGACCTAAATATTGCTGTGGAATCTTCCGAACGACAACGACGAGATGTTTTGCAAATTGTCGTTCACGAAAACTATACAGCTTATAACCATCGGAACGATATTGCTCTGCTACGAGTAGATCGAGCTTTTTGGCTACCTTCAAACACGGTCGAGGTAGCTACAAGAAGACGGAGGATTGTGCCGAATGGTGCAGTTTGTCAACTCCCGGGATGGAGTATGGAACGAAGC GCAACTTCCACCTCAACGGAATCCGATCAAAAGTATTTGGATGGGGAAATCCTCGATCGGGACACCTGCAACCAGGTGAATGTACATGCCGGTGCCGTTCGGGAGAACATGATCTGCGGGGGAAATCTGCTACGTAGCACCAATGCACCGTGCAGTGGGAATCTTGGCTCCCCACTGTACTGCGAGGATGAGCTGACTGGGTTGCTTTCCTTCGGAGTGAACTGCGGAGCGGCCAACGATCCACCGGTGTTCGTACAAATGCGTTTCTTCAATCGATGGATTGAAGAGCAGCTGCTGGAGGTTGGTTTGGTGGATTAA
- the LOC128746289 gene encoding trypsin-like has product MELLLLQTVAAQTELNPLIIGGTPALLGDFPAYVGIHIGQPQTLFCGGTILNTNHILTAGSCVLDGQNQLRAANQFAFRSGIVVIDAGAATGAIERVFVHPQYNPFTFENDIAVLRIVGSFNFPLVPNPNIAPAELQDRIVAENSDCQAVGWNWQPNVPNQALQQLNVIVHQRVACNALFNGMIQNSMLCVRTANQNQALCLPNRGGGLYCNGRLTGIVSFGLGCGTNTTETATVFTQVRYYQPWILQQFVRTDNPPPGTTPMPGIGGGSASLLVSAVTILFAGIMMLIMR; this is encoded by the exons ATGGAAT TGCTACTCCTTCAGACGGTAGCTGCCCAGACGGAACTGAACCCTCTGATCATCGGTGGTACACCGGCTTTGCTGGGCGATTTTCCGGCCTACGTTGGAATCCACATCGGTCAACCGCAGACACTGTTCTGCGGAGGAACCATACTAAACACGAACCATATCCTAACGGCGGGAAGCTGTGTCCTGGACGGGCAAAATCAGCTCCGAGCGGCCAATCAGTTCGCGTTCCGAAGTGGGATCGTTGTCATCGATGCTGGCGCAGCCACCGGGGCAATTGAGCGCGTATTTGTCCACCCACAGTACAATCCGTTCACTTTCGAAAACGACATTGCCGTGCTGAGAATCGTTGGTAGTTTCAACTTTCCGTTGGTGCCCAATCCGAATATTGCTCCGGCCGAACTGCAGGATCGCATCGTAGCGGAAAACAGCGACTGCCAGGCGGTTGGCTGGAATTGGCAGCCTAATGTGCCCAATCAAGCTTTACAGCAGCTAAACGTCATTGTGCACCAACGGGTCGCATGTAACGCGCTGTTCAATGGCATGATTCAGAATTCGATGCTCTGTGTACGAACAGCTAACCAGAATCAGGCACTCTGTCTGCCGAACCGAGGTGGGGGGCTGTACTGCAATGGGCGGCTAACCGGGATCGTTTCGTTCGGGTTGGGATGTGGTACTAACACAACGGAAACGGCTACCGTATTCACTCAGGTTCGGTACTATCAGCCGTGGATCCTGCAGCAATTCGTGAGGACGGATAATCCGCCACCGGGAACGACACCGATGCCCGGTATCGGGGG tgGTTCGGCTAGTCTGCTCGTTTCAGCGGTAACCATTTTGTTTGCCGGGATTATGATGTTGATAATGCGGTAA
- the LOC128746290 gene encoding acrosin-like, producing the protein MALLEILLLATAIGSSSMAYNVSFPNVTIPNPPWLNNTNITLPMPFTTVAANLPPQSEPNVTQSPSQSGIPLYKHPHYDQSGTALWFPRIIGGTPATVGEFPSKVSLQMARTSAHFCGGTLLTMRHVLTAAHCVTNIEGIPWSPATIQAMADDLNVLPRMGSPSRQVRQVQFLVIHNNYHPAKLHNDIAIVRLVSDFTKTATLYPTLRVSRTPPGGELCSLAGWGVTSEHSQIISPTLQRVNLAVVDFERCNLNYQGSLTAGMLCACAPGRDACQGDSGGALICHNRVAGVVSFGAGCAHPDFPGVYMDVAHYEKWISKVISGAVRSGAAEITNWRVCEEYTHSDHQVIRYRIGKGMQKKSCRGQVSEQRWKTVTFSKAVFVKALRFESSSSNLSTEGLHVEEARATNEELIELAKTMKGMKAPGSDGIPNLRRLRK; encoded by the exons ATGGCGCTGTTGGAAATTTTGCTTCTTGCAACGGCAATCG GATCCTCTTCGATGGCCTACAATGTATCCTTCCCCAATGTAACCATTCCGAATCCTCCCTGGCTGAACAATACCAACATCACACTGCCGATGCCATTTACCACCGTCGCCGCAAATTTGCCACCACAATCGGAACCGAACGTAACGCAGTCTCCATCACAATCCGGGATTCCACTCTACAAGCATCCGCATTATGACCAAAGTGGAACGGCACTGTGGTTCCCGCGGATCATTGGCGGCACGCCCGCCACAGTCGGAGAATTCCCGTCGAAAGTGTCGCTACAAATGGCCCGAACCTCGGCACACTTCTGCGGTGGCACTTTGCTTACTATGAGACACGTTTTGACAGCAGCTCACTGCGTGACAAACATCGAAGGAATCCCGTGGAGCCCCGCAACG ATACAAGCCATGGCTGATGATTTGAACGTTCTGCCGAGAATGGGAAGCCCATCCCGGCAGGTTCGACAAGTACAATTTCTTGTAATTCACAACAATTACCACCCGGCAAAGCTACACAACGACATTGCCATTGTACGGCTGGTCAGTGACTTCACCAAAACGGCCACCCTGTATCCAACGTTGCGTGTTTCCAGGACTCCACCCGGTGGGGAGCTTTGCTCGCTGGCAGGTTGGGGCGTAACGTCGGAGCACTCGCAAATCATCAGTCCGACGCTGCAACGTGTAAATCTGGCCGTGGTCGACTTCGAACGTTGTAACCTCAACTATCAGGGCTCGCTAACTGCTGGAATGTTGTGTGCGTGTGCTCCCGGTAGAGATGCTTGTCAAGGTGATTCGGGCGGTGCACTGATTTGTCACAACCGAGTCGCCGGTGTTGTCAGTTTCGGGGCCGGGTGTGCTCATCCCGATTTTCCGGGGGTGTACATGGATGTAGCGCACTACGAAAAATGGATCAGTAAGGTGATCAGTGGAGCCGTTCG CTCTGGTGCGGCAGAGATTACAAACTGGCGAGTGTGCGAGGAATATACCCACAGTGACCACCAAGTGATTCGGTACCGCATTGGAAAAGGGATGCAGAAGAAATCATGTAGGGGACAGGTAAGTGAGCAGAGGTGGAAAACGGTGACGTTTAGCAAGGCCGTATTTGTTAAAGCACTCAGGTTTGAAAGCAGCTCCTCAAACCTAAGTACGGAAGGATTGCACGTAGAGGAAGCTCGAGCCACCAACGAGGAGCTGATCGAATTAGCAAAAACCATGAAGGGAATGAAGGCCCCAGGTTCAGACGGGATTCCGAATCTTAGAAGGCTGAGAAAGTAG
- the LOC128732820 gene encoding sphingomyelin phosphodiesterase-like produces the protein MASLKGLVLVVFFLGAIYGYQIKPRNYEKMVEQQKKFDEQFAQEFLAEHLKYTESGEKSARLEEMFEYLRHKPDMFRLEVEDHPIPYQTTECTACRALATTYLMYRRVLNWDRQRIADQAASTCDSLQILLPENCVKIIDKNIDVFLYIIDNKPSLTAQTFCGIIFQSGACVLEDPEFLDWTINIAPGGTPITSSKSGPSRGANDFKIIHMTDLHYDPNYRPGYNAVCGEPCCCRVNQGVPADPADGAGEWGDYRDCGSPWRTIDNTVRQAGQQHPDVSYVYHTGDIIDHGVWETTKEGNIRSITQVNNLLNEVFAGKPVYSALGNHEITPTNVFAPSHITVPEFSPSWVYQLVADLWASWLPSTARPTILHGGYYTALVRPGFRVISINNNDAYTFNWWVLYDPAYLINQLTWLHDTLLQAEQAGEKVHILAHIPIGSGSSFITWSRQYRRIVDRFWDTITAHFHGHTHADEFNIFYSAANPQHAVNVAFNAGGVVPFSNYNPNYVVYYVNPQTFEVTDFESFYFNLTEANLHPLRDPLWQNLYSFSQDFNIPNVSPASLDGLARRFGSNPTDLHRYWELKVKRGDPFLERGCDGSCLLGHLCSIVTNEANDDTKCNEMITLFRESEDERWNRGE, from the exons ATGGCCTCCCTCAAGGGTCTTGTTTTGGTGGTATTTTTCCTCGGAGCCATTTACGGCTACCAGATTAAACCTAGGAACTATGAGAAGATGGTTGAACAGCagaaaaagtttgatg AACAATTCGCCCAGGAGTTTCTGGCTGAGCATCTCAAATACACggaaagtggtgaaaagtcggCTCGACTGGAGGAAATGTTCGAATATCTACGCCACAAACCGGACATGTTCCGGCTGGAGGTCGAGGATCATCCCATCCCGTATCAAACAACGGAATGCACCGCCTGCCGTGCCTTGGCAACCACCTATTTAATGTACCGCCGGGTGCTGAATTGGGACCGCCAGCGAATCGCCGACCAAGCCGCGTCCACATGTGATTCCCTGCAAATCTTACTTCCGGAGAACTGCGTCAAAATCATCGACAAAAATATCGACGTTTTCCTGTACATCATCGACAACAAACCGAGTCTCACCGCTCAAACTTTCTGTGGAATTATTTTCCAATCCGGTGCGTGCGTGTTGGAAGATCCGGAATTTCTCGATTGGACGATTAACATTGCTCCGGGAGGTACACCGATCACCTCGTCGAAGAGCGGTCCAAGCCGGGGTGCTAACGATTTCAAAATTATTCATATGACCGATTTGCATTACGATCCGAACTACCGTCCGGGATACAATGCTGTCTGTGGTGAACCTTGCTGTTGTCGAGTAAATCAGGGAGTTCCAGCCGATCCGGCTGACGGTGCCGGTGAGTGGGGAGATTATCGTGACTGTGGTTCCCCATGGAGAACGATCGATAATACTGTCCGACAAGCTGGTCAACAGCACCCGGATGTTTCCTACGTGTATCACACTGGCGATATCATCGATCACGGAGTTTGGGAAACAACAAAGGAAGGCAACATCCGATCAATCACCCAAGTGAACAACCTACTGAATGAAGTTTTCGCGGGAAAACCAGTCTACAGTGCACTGGGAAACCACGAAATAACTCCAACGAATGTGTTTGCTCCCAGCCACATCACCGTACCTGAGTTCTCTCCCAGTTGGGTCTACCAACTGGTAGCCGATTTGTGGGCCAGCTGGCTGCCCTCAACGGCACGTCCAACTATCCTCCACGGAGGATACTACACCGCTCTGGTTCGACCAGGCTTCCGCGTGATCAGCATAAACAATAACGACGCCTACACCTTCAACTGGTGGGTTTTGTACGACCCTGCCTATCTAATCAATCAGCTTACATGGCTGCACGACACGCTCCTGCAAGCGGAACAAGCAGGAGAAAAGGTTCACATTTTGGCTCACATCCCGATCGGCTCTGGATCATCCTTTATTACCTGGTCTCGACAGTACCGACGCATTGTGGATCGCTTCTGGGATACGATTACGGCTCACTTCCATGGCCACACCCACGCCGATGAGTTTAACATCTTCTACTCGGCAGCCAATCCGCAGCACGCCGTCAACGTTGCCTTCAACGCCGGAGGCGTTGTTCCGTTCAGCAACTACAATCCAAACTACGTCGTCTACTATGTGAACCCGCAAACCTTC GAAGTCACCGATTTCGAATCGTTCTACTTCAACCTAACGGAAGCCAATTTGCACCCTCTGCGGGATCCACTGTGGCAGAATCTGTACTCCTTCTCGCAGGACTTCAACATCCCGAACGTATCGCCAGCTTCGCTGGACGGGTTGGCGCGACGTTTCGGTTCCAATCCGACTGATCTGCACCGCTACTGGGAGCTGAAAGTGAAACGTGGTGACCCGTTCCTGGAGCGTGGCTGCGACGGAAGCTGCCTGCTCGGGCATCTGTGCAGCATCGTGACGAACGAAGCCAATGACGACACGAAATGCAACGAAATGATTACACTTTTCCGCGAAAGTGAAGATGAACGGTGGAATCGTGGTGAATAA
- the LOC128746292 gene encoding sphingomyelin phosphodiesterase-like has translation MKLVLATFLVASVVTTVFGHENKLKSVNQIQHIPNELLEKEFHKEFLLFQRTGLKSPRLRRIINAWKFTKEDRRDLASPRDIPIEKEETFCVMCRSIVSQLIQQRQDGATRQDLFDVAYELCTMLQIQEPDICYGAIDVNIDFFIHIFDDRPNLDAGSVCGVLFENSACQINNTAFTHWAVNIDPNGRPITESKHFPGARGPNDIKILQVTDFHYDSNYRVGHNANCNRPVCCRSDLEIPDNIEDRAGRWGDYRDCDTPWDTVEEVINHMAENHPDAAYVYHTGDIIDHGVWETSVSHNIESMNRLHNKLLEVFPNKPVYNIIGNHEAHPTNVFAPTAANRPDLAMDWLYSYLADVWGNWLPRSTRNTIQQGGFYTALVRPGFRIVALNNQDCYTFNWWILWDPSHLSVQLQWLHDILLLAEQNNEKVHLLAHIPYSSSGSIFSPCQREFRRIVERFYDTVSAQFHGHTHRDEFNVFYSQENPQYAINVAWNGGSATPFSFVNPNYMVYYVDPETYQVTDFESYIFNLTDANHFQDRRPEWIRLYSFAEEFQMHNLSPAEADTMVKRLGTPAGRTELHRYWQFTVKMGDPELERGCDDNCLLNNLCDIVRVERGDDLKCDELRETFFD, from the exons ATGAAGCTAGTTTTAGCAACATTTCTAGTGGCATCCGTGGTTACAACCGTTTTCGGACATGAAAATAAGTTGAAATCGGTCAATCAAATACAACATATTCCAAATG AGCTGCTGGAAAAGGAATTCCACAAAGAATTTCTTCTGTTCCAACGTACTGGCCTGAAGTCTCCCCGTTTGAGGAGAATCATAAATGCTTGGAAGTTCACGAAAGAGGACCGTCGGGATCTCGCATCGCCACGGGATATTCCGATTGAAAAGGAAGAGACTTTCTGCGTGATGTGTCGTTCGATCGTTTCCCAACTGATCCAGCAACGCCAGGACGGAGCCACACGGCAAGACCTTTTTGATGTGGCATATGAACTATGTACGATGCTGCAGATTCAGGAGCCGGACATCTGCTACGGTGCGATCGACGTGAATATAGACTTCTTCATTCATATTTTCGATGATCGTCCGAACTTGGACGCTGGCAGTGTTTGCGGAGTACTTTTCGAAAATTCTGCTTGTCAAATTAACAATACGGCTTTTACCCACTGGGCAGTGAATATTGATCCAAATGGCAGACCTATAACT GAATCCAAGCACTTCCCAGGTGCACGAGGTCCGAACGATATTAAGATCTTGCAGGTTACCGATTTTCATTACGATTCCAACTATCGCGTTGGTCACAACGCCAACTGCAACCGACCGGTTTGCTGCCGAAGTGATTTGGAAATCCCGGATAATATCGAAGACCGTGCCGGTCGTTGGGGAGATTATCGAGACTGCGATACTCCGTGGGACACCGTCGAGGAAGTGATCAATCATATGGCAGAAAACCATCCGGATGCTGCCTACGTTTACCACACCGGAGATATCATCGATCATGGCGTTTGGGAAACCTCCGTCAGTCACAATATAGAGTCGATGAATCGCTTGCACAACAAACTGCTAGAAGTTTTCCCGAACAAACCGGTTTACAACATTATCGGCAATCACGAAGCTCATCCGACGAATGTGTTTGCACCGACCGCAGCCAATCGCCCGGACCTGGCAATGGATTGGTTGTACAGTTATCTGGCGGATGTTTGGGGAAACTGGTTGCCCAGATCTACCCGGAACACTATCCAGCAAGGTGGATTCTACACCGCGCTTGTACGCCCCGGCTTCCGAATCGTTGCATTGAACAACCAAGACTGCTACACCTTCAACTGGTGGATTCTCTGGGATCCGAGTCATCTTTCCGTCCAACTGCAATGGTTGCATGACATCCTGCTGCTGGCGGAGCAGAACAACGAAAAAGTTCACCTGCTAGCCCACATTCCGTACAGCTCTTCCGGTTCGATATTTTCTCCCTGCCAGCGGGAATTCCGGCGCATCGTCGAGCGCTTCTACGATACGGTCAGTGCTCAATTCCATGGACACACGCATCGAGATGAGTTCAACGTTTTCTACTCACAGGAAAATCCACAGTACGCCATCAACGTGGCCTGGAACGGTGGCAGTGCCACCCCGTTCAGCTTCGTCAATCCAAACTACATGGTTTACTATGTGGATCCGGAAacttac CAAGTTACCGATTTCGAGTCGTACATCTTCAACCTGACCGACGCCAACCACTTCCAGGATCGACGACCGGAATGGATCCGGCTGTACTCGTTCGCCGAGGAATTCCAGATGCACAATCTCAGTCCGGCCGAAGCGGATACGATGGTTAAGCGGTTGGGAACGCCGGCAGGGCGCACCGAACTGCACCGCTATTGGCAGTTCACGGTCAAAATGGGCGACCCGGAGCTGGAGCGGGGTTGCGATGATAACTGCTTGCTGAACAATTTGTGCGACATTGTCCGGGTGGAACGGGGTGACGATCTGAAGTGTGACGAACTGAGGGAGACGTTTTTTGACTGA
- the LOC128746293 gene encoding sphingomyelin phosphodiesterase-like has protein sequence MKLSIATWLTLLMIITVHGYQVKPKNFHQMVNLLQDQYVNILKDFQQELQVWQQTKVRTARLQQMFHEWKFSKADRRNDLEDLPIERQTTFCILCRSIVSQLMQQRIDGATRADLFATAYELCTSLQIQESDVCFGVIDINIDIFLHIFDERPNLGADSVCGVIFQSSSCVINDPEFLDWSVNVDSGGEPVSQSKHFPNSRGENDIKIVHLTDSHYDPKYEVGYNANCNKPTCCRNDQGIPDDPEDGAGFWGDLRLCDSSWASIEDAIDHIVEQHPDAAYIYHTGDIVDHGVWETSVSHNIRTMNRFHNKLVEAFPNTPVYNAIGNHEAHPTNVFAPPTVNRLEFSSSWLYNYLADVWDHWLPRSTINTIHQGGFYTALVRPGLRMVVVNNQDCYNFNWWILWNPGYLATQLQWLHDILLHAERNGEKVHLLAHIPYSSSGSTYFVCQREFRRIVERFYDTISAQFNGHTHRDEFNVFYSRENPEFAINVAWNGGSLTASHMNLNYVVYYVDPETYQVTDFESYIFNLTEANRFPDRRPEWFKLYSFADAFGMHNLSPAEADTMVKRLGTPAGRSELRRYWEFTVKMGDLSLAAGCDDDCLLNLLCRIVVSELNDDVKCDELRETFFD, from the exons ATGAAATTATCAATTGCAACGTGGCTAACGCTTCTGATGATTATCACTGTGCATGGATATCAAGTAAAGCCAAAAAATTTCCATCAAATGGTGAACTTACTACAAGATCAATATG taaatattttgaaGGATTTTCAGCAGGAACTTCAGGTTTGGCAACAAACTAAAGTGAGGACAGCGCGCCTTCAGCAAATGTTCCATGAGTGGAAATTTTCAAAAGCAGACCGTCGTAATGATTTGGAAGATCTTCCCATCGAAAGACAAACAACGTTCTGCATTCTCTGTCGGTCCATTGTGTCGCAGTTGATGCAGCAACGGATAGATGGAGCTACCAGGGCGGATTTGTTCGCAACAGCGTATGAACTGTGCACCAGTTTGCAGATTCAAGAATCGGATGTTTGCTTTGGTGTGATAGACATAAACATCGATATTTTCCTACATATTTTCGACGAACGGCCCAACTTGGGGGCGGACAGTGTGTGCGGTGTTATTTTCCAATCTTCATCGTGTGTGATCAACGATCCGGAGTTTCTTGACTGGTCCGTCAATGTGGATTCGGGTGGAGAACCCGTCTCA cAATCGAAACACTTTCCAAACTCGCGAGGGGAAAACGATATCAAAATAGTACACCTAACCGACAGTCATTATGATCCGAAATACGAAGTCGGTTACAATGCGAACTGCAACAAACCGACCTGCTGCCGTAACGATCAAGGTATTCCAGACGACCCGGAAGATGGTGCCGGGTTCTGGGGAGACCTTCGACTGTGCGATTCTTCATGGGCATCCATCGAAGACGCCATTGATCACATTGTCGAACAGCACCCGGATGCAGCGTACATTTACCACACAGGAGATATAGTCGATCATGGTGTTTGGGAAACCTCGGTTAGTCATAATATTCGTACCATGAACCGGTTTCACAACAAGCTGGTGGAGGCATTTCCAAATACACCCGTTTACAATGCTATAGGTAATCATGAGGCCCATCCAACAAATGTTTTTGCCCCACCGACTGTGAATCGTTTGGAGTTTTCCTCGAGTTGGCTGTATAACTACCTGGCGGATGTTTGGGACCACTGGCTTCCACGATCGACCATCAATACAATCCACCAGGGTGGATTCTACACGGCACTAGTTCGTCCGGGGTTACGAATGGTTGTCGTCAACAATCAGGACTGTTACAACTTCAACTGGTGGATTCTGTGGAATCCGGGATATCTTGCAACGCAGCTTCAGTGGTTGCATGATATTCTGCTGCATGCAGAACGTAACGGTGAAAAGGTGCACCTTCTCGCTCACATTCCGTACAGCTCAAGTGGATCAACCTACTTCGTGTGTCAGCGGGAATTTCGTCGCATCGTCGAACGATTCTACGACACCATAAGTGCACAGTTTAATGGACACACCCATCGGGATGAATTTAACGTGTTTTACTCGCGGGAGAATCCCGAATTCGCTATTAATGTCGCGTGGAACGGGGGAAGTTTAACGGCCAGTCACATGAATCTAAACTATGTCGTGTACTACGTCGATCCGGAAACATAC CAAGTGACCGATTTCGAGTCATACATCTTCAACCTAACGGAGGCAAACCGTTTCCCGGACAGGCGGCCAGAATGGTTCAAGCTGTACTCCTTCGCGGATGCGTTCGGAATGCACAACCTCAGTCCAGCCGAAGCCGATACGATGGTGAAACGACTCGGTACTCCAGCCGGTCGGAGTGAGCTACGAAGATACTGGGAGTTTACGGTCAAAATGGGTGACCTATCGCTAGCGGCCGGTTGCGATGACGACTGTCTGCTGAACCTTCTCTGCCGGATTGTCGTAAGCGAACTGAACGACGATGTGAAATGTGACGAGCTGAGAGAAACATTCTTTGATTAA